A window of the Sporosarcina sp. FSL K6-2383 genome harbors these coding sequences:
- the ric gene encoding iron-sulfur cluster repair di-iron protein: MSQLTLETQVCDIVTALPQSADLFRSLRIDFCCGGKIPLKDAAEDRNLNPEEVLVSIQKIEEKREQVGSTHPTSFGNRTLVSYIQEKYHAGLREELPALTPYITRVVKVHGENHPHLVRIQEIFKELRAELLDHTADEDKNVFPVILDFLENPTPELKEQVKPHVMELEAEHEHAGELLFEIRDLTNNYTPPEEACGTYRVVYARLAQLEKDTFEHVHLENNVLFDRVRAAL, encoded by the coding sequence ATGAGTCAACTAACGCTTGAAACACAAGTTTGCGATATCGTCACTGCACTTCCACAAAGTGCGGATCTATTTAGAAGTCTTCGTATCGATTTTTGCTGCGGAGGGAAAATCCCGTTGAAAGATGCGGCAGAAGATCGCAATCTGAATCCAGAAGAAGTATTAGTAAGCATTCAAAAAATAGAAGAAAAACGAGAGCAAGTCGGTAGTACACATCCGACTTCATTCGGCAATAGAACGCTCGTCTCTTACATTCAAGAAAAATACCATGCAGGTTTACGTGAAGAATTACCAGCGCTTACACCGTACATTACGCGAGTCGTTAAGGTTCACGGAGAAAATCATCCGCATCTTGTACGTATCCAAGAAATTTTCAAGGAATTACGTGCTGAGCTTTTAGATCACACGGCGGACGAAGATAAAAATGTCTTCCCAGTCATTCTTGATTTTTTGGAAAATCCAACTCCAGAATTAAAAGAGCAAGTGAAGCCACATGTTATGGAATTAGAAGCAGAGCACGAGCATGCAGGCGAATTATTATTTGAAATCCGAGATTTAACAAATAACTACACACCACCAGAAGAAGCTTGTGGTACGTACCGTGTTGTCTATGCGCGTCTTGCACAGCTTGAAAAAGACACATTTGAACATGTTCACCTTGAAAATAACGTTCTATTCGATCGAGTACGTGCTGCACTTTAA